One Miscanthus floridulus cultivar M001 chromosome 11, ASM1932011v1, whole genome shotgun sequence DNA window includes the following coding sequences:
- the LOC136492734 gene encoding oryzain beta chain-like: MAALGRGLLPLLLAVLVLAVACAASAAPGGMSIISYNEEHGAPGLERTEAEVRALYELWLAEHGRAFNALGEHDRRFRVFWDNLRFVDAHNERAGENGFRLGMNQFADLTNDEFHAAYLGARIPARRETAVGEMYRHDGAEELPESVDWREKGAVAPIKNQGQCGSCWAFSAVSSVESVNQIVTGEMVTLSEQELIECSTDGGNSGCNGGLMDAAFDFIIKNGGIDTEDDYPYKAVDGKCDINRKNAKVVSIDGFEDVPENDEKSLQKAVAHQPVSVAIEAGGRQFQLYKSGVFSGSCTTNLDHGVVAVGYGTENGKDYWIVRNSWGPKWGEAGYIRMERNINATTGKCGIAMMASYPTKKGANPPKPSPTPPTPPPPVAPDLVCDENFVCSSGSTCCCAFGFRNVCLVWGCCPIEGATCCKDHASCCPPDYPVCNIRAGTCSVSKNSPLSVKSLKRTLAKLNTA; the protein is encoded by the exons atggctgctcTGGGCCGGGGcctgctccctctcctcctcgCCGTCCTCGTCCTCGCCGTCGCCTGTGCCGCCTCCGCGGCGCCCGGCGGCATGTCCATCATCTCCTACAACGAGGAGCACGGCGCGCCGGGCCTGGAGCGGACGGAGGCGGAGGTCCGGGCGCTGTacgagctctggctcgccgaGCACGGCCGCGCCTTCAACGCGCTCGGCGAGCACGACCGCCGCTTCCGCGTGTTCTGGGACAACCTCCGCTTCGTCGACGCTCATAACGAGCGCGCCGGCGAGAACGGCTTCCGCCTCGGGATGAACCAGTTCGCCGATCTGACCAACGACGAGTTCCACGCCGCGTATCTCGGCGCCAGGATCCCCGCCCGGAGGGAAACCGCCGTCGGGGAGATGTACCGTCATGACGGCGCCGAGGAGCTGCCCGAGAGCGTCGACTGGAGGGAGAAGGGGGCCGTTGCGCCCATCAAGAACCAGGGGCAATGCG GAAGTTGCTGGGCTTTCTCTGCAGTAAGCTCAGTAGAAAGTGTTAACCAAATTGTTACTGGTGAGATGGTGACGTTGTCGGAGCAGGAGCTTATAGAGTGCTCTACTGATGGAGGGAACAGTGGCTGCAATGGTGGGCTTATGGATGCTGCCTTTGACTTCATCATAAAGAACGGAGGCATTGATACTGAAGATGACTACCCTTACAAAGCTGTGGATGGAAAGTGTGACATCAACAGG AAAAATGCTAAGGTTGTGAGCATTGATGGCTTTGAAGATGTGCCTGAAAATGATGAGAAATCATTACAGAAGGCAGTTGCTCACCAGCCAGTTAGCGTTGCCATCGAGGCTGGTGGCCGGCAGTTCCAGCTGTACAAATCG GGTGTCTTCAGTGGAAGTTGCACCACAAACCTTGACCACGGTGTCGTCGCGGTCGGTTATGGCACTGAGAATGGCAAGGACTACTGGATTGTCCGCAACTCATGGGGTCCAAAGTGGGGTGAGGCTGGTTATATCCGTATGGAGAGGAACATCAATGCCACCACTGGGAAGTGTGGAATTGCTATGATGGCATCTTACCCTACTAAGAAGGGCGCAAACCCTCCCAAGCCTTCTCCAACCCCTCCAACACCGCCTCCCCCAGTTGCCCCTGACCTTGTCTGCGATGAGAACTTCGTCTGCTCATCAGGCAGCACCTGCTGCTGTGCATTTGGCTTCAGGAACGTCTGCTTGGTCTGGGGTTGCTGCCCGATTGAAGGAGCCACCTGCTGCAAGGATCACGCCAGCTGCTGCCCACCGGACTACCCTGTCTGCAACATTAGGGCTGGAACTTGCTCAGTG AGCAAGAACAGCCCACTGAGCGTGAAGTCCTTGAAGCGCACCCTCGCCAAGCTGAACACCGCATGA